In Acetoanaerobium noterae, a single genomic region encodes these proteins:
- a CDS encoding ParB/RepB/Spo0J family partition protein: MSNKKDFIKKDRFKSLEIAASRVSENISEVKDEIMETVVSRFAPKDEKLSEELQDSSVVEIDISKLSSAPEQWNFYQPLPDDKMLELVESIKDKGLMHPLVVWEQKDSYMILSGHNRKKAVEMLYEETKDSKYKAVKCNLIKMNEINEDEAREIIIDTNWIQRQLSTVEKAKSISEKYIRLGRKKHLGDGVKTRDIIAESYGISGRMVQNYLSLNQLIEEMESLLRENHITIKSAVAISRLSKDKQKWLYENFTSKQLSSPDIKNIEAKMSKTQIEKLLSVDEEYVNVNIKVPANKKAELLEKVNQWLKELN; encoded by the coding sequence TTGTCGAATAAAAAGGATTTTATAAAAAAGGATAGATTTAAATCACTGGAAATAGCTGCAAGCAGAGTATCTGAGAACATATCTGAGGTAAAAGATGAGATAATGGAAACTGTAGTATCTAGATTTGCACCAAAAGATGAAAAGCTAAGTGAAGAGTTACAGGATTCTAGCGTAGTCGAAATAGATATTTCTAAGCTTAGCTCTGCACCAGAGCAGTGGAATTTCTATCAGCCACTTCCAGATGATAAAATGCTAGAGCTAGTAGAATCTATTAAGGATAAAGGTCTCATGCATCCTCTTGTAGTTTGGGAGCAAAAGGATAGCTATATGATACTTTCAGGGCATAATAGGAAAAAAGCCGTAGAAATGCTCTACGAAGAGACTAAAGACTCTAAGTACAAAGCTGTAAAATGCAACCTCATAAAAATGAATGAGATAAATGAGGATGAAGCTAGAGAAATAATTATAGATACCAACTGGATACAAAGACAGCTTTCTACTGTAGAAAAAGCAAAATCTATCTCAGAAAAGTACATAAGACTAGGAAGAAAAAAACACCTAGGTGATGGAGTAAAAACTAGGGACATAATAGCTGAATCCTATGGAATAAGTGGAAGAATGGTACAAAACTACCTCAGCCTAAATCAGCTAATAGAGGAAATGGAGAGTCTACTTAGAGAAAACCATATAACCATAAAATCAGCAGTAGCTATATCAAGGCTTTCTAAGGACAAACAAAAATGGCTCTATGAAAACTTTACTTCAAAACAGCTTTCAAGCCCAGACATAAAAAACATTGAAGCTAAAATGAGCAAAACTCAAATAGAAAAGCTTTTAAGTGTAGATGAAGAATATGTAAATGTAAATATAAAAGTACCAGCAAATAAAAAAGCTGAGCTATTAGAAAAAGTGAATCAGTGGCTTAAAGAACTAAATTAA
- a CDS encoding ParA family protein, which produces MKTKVIAVSNNKGGSGKTTVAGNLAYSLMQQGKKVLLIDADMQINLTRSYDLSKNSEKSLYDALIKENSLQHYIINTKYPNIDFIISDHMLSAIDMELFTKKLRETVFERILRPVKSENSYDYIIIDTCPFLGLLNYNILVASDYVLVPVELSAFGIEGLEPLTNFFEEARLINTNLQFLGIIETKVDLRESTNDVTREILRDLFKDKVLNSYIPIDINIKKSQFAGEPLSVFTSGSRAAIAYEDLAKEVISLVE; this is translated from the coding sequence ATGAAGACCAAAGTTATAGCAGTTTCCAACAACAAAGGTGGATCAGGCAAGACCACTGTTGCTGGAAATTTAGCATATTCACTCATGCAGCAAGGTAAAAAGGTACTTCTTATAGACGCAGATATGCAAATAAACCTAACACGTTCATATGACCTTTCGAAAAACTCTGAAAAAAGTCTTTACGATGCACTTATCAAGGAAAATTCACTACAGCACTACATAATAAACACTAAATATCCAAACATAGATTTTATTATTTCAGACCATATGCTCTCAGCTATTGATATGGAGCTGTTTACAAAAAAACTTAGAGAAACTGTATTTGAAAGAATACTAAGACCTGTTAAAAGCGAAAATAGCTACGATTACATAATAATAGATACCTGTCCTTTCTTGGGGCTACTTAATTACAATATTCTGGTTGCAAGCGATTACGTTTTAGTTCCTGTAGAGCTATCTGCATTTGGTATAGAAGGACTCGAGCCACTTACAAATTTCTTTGAAGAAGCAAGATTAATAAATACTAATCTTCAGTTTCTAGGGATAATAGAAACAAAGGTGGACCTGAGAGAGAGTACAAATGATGTCACTCGCGAAATCCTCAGGGATTTATTTAAGGACAAAGTACTAAATAGCTATATTCCAATTGATATAAACATCAAAAAGAGCCAGTTTGCAGGTGAACCACTGAGCGTATTTACCTCAGGCTCAAGAGCAGCCATAGCATATGAAGACTTGGCTAAGGAGGTCATCTCACTTGTCGAATAA
- a CDS encoding ABC transporter ATP-binding protein: MDDKLLEIKDLVKIYGTKIQTKVLHEVSLDINKSEFMSIIGPSGSGKTTLLNIIGALDNATSGNIYFQNKDITKMKSDELASFRNLNLGFIFQFHHLLPEFTALENVIIPSWIKHKTPTKRKQQRAIELLEIVGLKDRINNKATDLSGGQQQRVAIARALINDPTLILADEPTGNLDSESTEQVYELLRNINKEFKTTFIIVTHDRHLAAKSDRVIEMVDGKINQDYLTASKGEELWHCLAPHNCLYYQQNEGKNGIAKPHNI; the protein is encoded by the coding sequence ATGGATGATAAATTACTTGAGATAAAAGATTTGGTCAAGATATATGGGACTAAAATTCAGACAAAGGTGCTTCATGAAGTGAGCCTAGATATAAATAAAAGTGAGTTTATGAGTATAATAGGGCCATCGGGTTCAGGTAAGACCACTTTGCTAAATATAATAGGAGCGCTTGATAATGCCACCTCTGGCAATATATATTTTCAAAACAAAGATATAACTAAAATGAAATCAGACGAGCTAGCTAGCTTTAGAAATCTAAACCTAGGTTTCATATTTCAGTTTCACCACCTTCTGCCAGAGTTTACAGCTCTAGAAAATGTAATAATACCCTCGTGGATAAAGCATAAAACTCCTACAAAGCGTAAACAACAAAGAGCAATCGAGCTACTGGAAATAGTGGGACTAAAAGATAGAATAAACAACAAAGCTACAGATTTATCTGGAGGTCAGCAGCAAAGGGTAGCTATAGCCAGAGCTCTAATAAACGACCCTACTTTGATACTAGCTGATGAGCCAACAGGAAACCTAGATAGCGAGTCAACGGAGCAGGTTTATGAGCTTCTTAGAAACATCAATAAGGAGTTCAAAACTACCTTTATTATAGTAACCCATGATAGGCATCTAGCCGCAAAATCCGATAGAGTTATAGAAATGGTAGATGGAAAAATCAATCAAGACTATCTCACTGCTTCCAAAGGAGAAGAGCTGTGGCACTGCCTAGCTCCACATAATTGCCTTTACTATCAGCAAAATGAAGGAAAAAATGGCATAGCAAAACCACACAATATCTAA
- a CDS encoding ABC transporter permease, translated as MLYEWKIALRFLKDGKAQTLFILLGIAVGVAVQIFLSSLISGLQENLIDTTIGNRAHITITAKANSNINSPDFEYINTPKKEDKLGNYQGIIEGLQKNKEISAVSPSVVGTALYNQGESSTSLVVKGIDLELADEIYDLKSRIVQGESDIDSNRVLIGTSFANEFNLTPGDLINLSLPGGSTQSFIVGGIFDLESEALNGSWIFMELSRAQRIYGLNGYISNIEIQMNEPFDADILAPRLTALYPEIDASDWKAENAQLLTGLNSQSSSSLTIQAFVLVAIALGISSVLAVSVVQKSKQIGILKAMGATSNSASSIFLIQGGVLGFIGGIFGILIGYLLIQGFIIGTTSGSGPIFNIVVKRDNLILVVFISTMAGLISSFVPARKSSSLNPMEVIRNG; from the coding sequence ATGCTATATGAATGGAAGATTGCCCTAAGATTTTTAAAAGATGGAAAGGCCCAGACGCTTTTTATTTTGCTAGGAATAGCTGTTGGGGTGGCAGTTCAGATATTTTTAAGCTCACTTATAAGTGGATTGCAGGAAAATCTAATAGACACTACTATAGGCAATAGAGCTCACATCACTATAACAGCAAAAGCAAATTCAAATATTAATAGTCCAGATTTTGAGTATATAAATACGCCTAAAAAAGAAGATAAATTAGGAAATTACCAAGGTATAATAGAGGGGCTTCAAAAAAATAAAGAGATAAGCGCAGTTTCACCATCAGTTGTAGGGACAGCTCTTTACAATCAAGGAGAAAGCAGTACTTCTTTAGTAGTAAAAGGAATAGACCTAGAGCTAGCAGATGAAATTTACGATCTAAAAAGCAGAATCGTTCAGGGAGAATCTGATATAGATTCAAATAGAGTACTGATAGGAACCTCCTTTGCAAATGAGTTCAATCTAACACCAGGGGATTTAATTAACCTAAGTCTTCCTGGAGGTAGCACTCAAAGCTTTATAGTTGGTGGAATATTTGATTTAGAATCAGAAGCCTTAAATGGTTCATGGATATTTATGGAGCTATCTAGAGCTCAGAGGATATATGGACTAAATGGATATATATCAAACATAGAAATCCAAATGAACGAACCCTTTGATGCAGATATATTAGCTCCAAGACTAACGGCGCTTTATCCTGAAATAGATGCAAGTGACTGGAAAGCTGAAAATGCTCAGCTACTTACTGGACTTAATAGCCAGTCTAGCTCTTCACTTACTATACAGGCATTTGTACTAGTAGCTATTGCTCTTGGAATCTCTAGCGTACTAGCAGTATCAGTGGTTCAAAAATCAAAGCAGATAGGTATATTAAAGGCTATGGGAGCTACTAGCAATTCTGCCAGCAGTATATTTTTGATTCAAGGAGGAGTACTTGGCTTTATAGGTGGGATTTTTGGAATCTTAATAGGATATCTGCTCATCCAAGGCTTTATTATAGGAACAACTAGTGGCTCGGGGCCTATTTTCAATATAGTAGTAAAAAGAGATAACCTAATATTAGTTGTATTTATTTCTACTATGGCAGGACTTATATCTTCATTTGTTCCAGCTAGAAAATCTTCATCCCTTAATCCTATGGAGGTAATCAGAAATGGATGA
- a CDS encoding efflux RND transporter periplasmic adaptor subunit → MKDNKKLIKNLIIAILLFAILFFGYKFFTKPKEVGYVGLTKSSYQETVLASGRVEAGESRIVTSEVASRLVSLLVNEGDAVNQNTLLVKLDSSDLSKNINEAKASVGSASANYNKIVTTSYEIAQSDIEKLELELSQQTRELERKTALYDSGAIPLIELEAVTDKVNLLNKQLESAKLTLNSYAPEGSEAKKASASIEQSRVTLKNLEQSFGKYSYSSPIAGTIVELNVTEGEFVQPGQTLMKIVDLDDKYAQIEVDEKSITKVFVGQKAFIYPSSDTSLKLETTVREIDKSVDSEKGTVAVKLDIPVIDSDKFLLDLSITAELILNEYQDAYVIDANYLSYEQNQAYVLVEKDSVAVKQPVTVIGSGSKRIIEGDFSEDIKLLNPQEVEPGDKIKLMSEGE, encoded by the coding sequence ATGAAAGATAATAAGAAACTAATAAAAAACCTTATAATTGCAATACTTTTATTTGCAATTTTATTTTTTGGATATAAATTTTTCACAAAACCAAAAGAAGTAGGCTATGTAGGTCTTACTAAATCCAGCTATCAAGAAACTGTTCTTGCCAGCGGAAGAGTAGAAGCAGGTGAGTCTAGAATAGTAACTTCAGAAGTGGCATCAAGGCTAGTATCTCTATTAGTAAACGAAGGCGATGCAGTAAATCAAAATACGCTGCTTGTAAAGCTAGACAGCAGTGATTTGAGCAAAAACATCAATGAAGCCAAAGCTTCAGTAGGGTCAGCTTCAGCAAATTACAATAAAATAGTAACCACCTCATATGAAATAGCACAGTCAGATATAGAAAAGCTAGAGCTAGAGTTATCTCAGCAAACTAGGGAGCTTGAAAGAAAAACAGCCCTCTATGATTCTGGAGCTATTCCATTGATAGAATTAGAAGCTGTTACGGATAAAGTTAATCTTCTAAACAAACAGCTAGAAAGTGCAAAGCTCACACTTAATTCCTATGCACCTGAAGGCAGTGAGGCAAAAAAAGCTTCAGCTAGCATAGAGCAAAGCAGAGTAACTCTTAAAAATTTAGAGCAGTCATTTGGAAAATACTCTTATTCATCACCTATAGCTGGGACTATTGTAGAGCTAAATGTAACTGAAGGAGAATTTGTTCAGCCTGGACAGACGCTCATGAAGATAGTGGATTTGGATGACAAGTATGCACAGATTGAAGTGGATGAAAAAAGCATAACAAAAGTATTTGTGGGACAAAAAGCTTTTATATACCCTTCATCAGACACAAGCTTAAAACTAGAGACAACAGTTAGAGAAATAGATAAAAGCGTAGATAGCGAAAAAGGTACAGTAGCAGTAAAATTAGATATTCCAGTTATAGACAGCGACAAATTTCTTCTAGATTTGAGCATAACAGCTGAGCTTATCTTAAATGAATATCAAGATGCATATGTAATAGATGCCAACTATCTTTCATATGAACAGAACCAGGCGTATGTTCTAGTAGAAAAAGATTCAGTAGCTGTAAAACAGCCTGTTACTGTAATAGGAAGCGGATCTAAAAGAATAATTGAGGGAGATTTTTCTGAAGATATAAAACTTCTTAATCCTCAAGAAGTAGAGCCAGGCGATAAAATAAAACTGATGTCTGAGGGTGAGTAA